A region of Fibrobacter succinogenes subsp. succinogenes S85 DNA encodes the following proteins:
- a CDS encoding V-type ATP synthase subunit D: MAKVKLTKNALKAERDALKRFQRYLPTLLLKKQQLQMEMRTLQEKVMAKREEEDKLRKSMASWISLFADPIEWKNYLSVKSVEQGEGNIAGVKIPTFSGVEFNVNIPDFFTTPVWLDDGIRSLQGLISLRLERRVLEKQYELLSKELRTTSQRVNLFEKVKIPESKDNIRKINIFLGDQQTSGVARSKLAKGKATAKALALDAQSKEVAA, from the coding sequence ATGGCTAAGGTCAAGTTAACTAAAAACGCCCTCAAGGCGGAACGTGACGCACTGAAGCGCTTCCAACGCTATCTGCCGACGTTGCTTTTAAAGAAGCAGCAGCTGCAGATGGAAATGCGTACGCTCCAGGAGAAGGTGATGGCGAAACGCGAAGAAGAGGATAAGCTCCGCAAGAGTATGGCTTCGTGGATTTCGCTTTTTGCCGACCCCATTGAGTGGAAAAACTATCTCTCGGTGAAGAGTGTCGAACAGGGCGAGGGTAACATTGCCGGCGTGAAAATTCCGACGTTTAGCGGCGTGGAATTCAACGTGAACATTCCGGACTTCTTTACGACTCCGGTGTGGCTCGACGATGGTATCCGCAGCTTGCAAGGTTTGATTTCCTTGCGCTTGGAACGCCGCGTGCTCGAAAAGCAGTACGAACTCCTTTCGAAGGAACTGCGTACCACGAGCCAGCGTGTGAACCTGTTCGAAAAGGTGAAAATTCCCGAGTCTAAGGATAACATCCGCAAAATCAATATCTTCTTGGGTGACCAGCAGACAAGCGGTGTGGCCCGTAGTAAGCTTGCAAAGGGCAAGGCTACGGCTAAGGCGCTTGCACTTGACGCCCAGAGTAAGGAGGTTGCCGCATGA
- a CDS encoding V-type ATP synthase subunit I codes for MITPMKKVTILTLASHKEETLKALREMEIIHLTPLQNAVGASVNGAKGAVARVQKAMEVVPDKLRKGVTPAAKGASGVTLVEEIQTLISDKKNAEIQLEQAKEELEKLHAFGNLDPRTVKELVAKGIFVRLYLVDLSKDPFEVEGDNAYKHVFGKDENGTYIAVFTKGDAPASVKGAFTELAMPLKSLEEYRMIEEESNTTISAVDERFAQLASVKDDLEDRLLEVTDRYNLVEASASMLQNKGLAALQGFCPEPRVAEISAAAKANGWGIRVEDPTDEDNIPTLLGYNKLSRPMQCLYDIIGISPGYNEVDVSSVFLCFFSLFFAMIVGDMAYGLLFLGLAVFARSKMPKASSAGFHFVYLMSWATIIWGAINANFLGLTPELAGWSYYLDIANYNFIPEGVRNVLYWIRSSAPTDPTRFEAYRQFCETFTFLPASFVPKAAGASQMQHIQLFCFCIAVVHLSIAHAWNVVVRFKRKSSTFMAQVGWLMGAWVMFFLACNMVLGIDMPKFVIPMFIVEVVLLVLFTVPPSRLKQDFISIPMLVLDIVNSFTDVISYIRLFAVGMSGAAIAEAFNGMLSPLFGSAVGVAGAALVLLGVHGLNIALAVMGVAVHAVRLNTLEFSNGLGLEWSGFAFSPFAKQKN; via the coding sequence ATGATTACTCCTATGAAGAAGGTGACCATTCTTACGCTTGCAAGCCATAAGGAAGAAACCCTTAAGGCTCTGCGCGAAATGGAAATTATCCATTTGACTCCGCTCCAGAATGCCGTTGGTGCTTCTGTGAACGGTGCAAAGGGTGCTGTGGCCCGCGTGCAGAAGGCTATGGAAGTCGTTCCGGATAAGCTCCGCAAGGGTGTGACGCCTGCAGCGAAAGGTGCAAGCGGTGTAACGCTCGTCGAAGAAATCCAGACGCTCATTTCGGACAAGAAAAATGCCGAAATCCAGCTGGAACAAGCCAAGGAAGAACTTGAAAAGCTCCACGCTTTTGGAAATCTCGATCCGCGTACGGTCAAGGAACTTGTCGCAAAGGGCATTTTTGTCCGCCTTTATCTCGTCGATCTTTCCAAGGATCCTTTTGAAGTCGAAGGCGATAACGCTTACAAGCATGTCTTTGGCAAGGATGAAAATGGCACGTACATTGCCGTGTTCACGAAGGGCGATGCTCCTGCATCTGTGAAGGGTGCGTTTACGGAACTCGCCATGCCTCTCAAGTCGCTCGAAGAATATCGAATGATTGAAGAGGAATCGAACACGACGATTTCTGCTGTGGATGAACGCTTTGCCCAGCTTGCTTCTGTGAAGGACGATCTCGAAGACCGCCTTTTGGAAGTGACGGACCGTTACAATCTCGTGGAAGCTTCTGCAAGCATGCTCCAGAACAAGGGTTTGGCAGCTCTCCAGGGATTCTGCCCGGAACCGCGCGTTGCTGAAATCAGTGCGGCTGCGAAGGCAAACGGCTGGGGCATCCGCGTTGAAGATCCGACGGACGAAGATAACATCCCGACGCTTCTCGGCTACAACAAGCTTTCGCGCCCGATGCAGTGCCTCTATGACATCATTGGCATCTCGCCGGGCTACAACGAAGTTGACGTGAGCTCTGTGTTCCTCTGCTTCTTTAGCCTTTTCTTTGCGATGATTGTGGGCGATATGGCTTATGGCCTTTTGTTCCTCGGTCTTGCGGTGTTTGCTCGCTCGAAAATGCCGAAGGCAAGTAGTGCCGGATTCCACTTTGTGTATTTGATGAGCTGGGCGACTATCATCTGGGGCGCCATCAATGCAAACTTTCTTGGCCTTACGCCGGAACTTGCAGGGTGGAGCTACTACCTCGATATCGCTAACTACAACTTTATCCCGGAAGGCGTGCGCAACGTGCTCTACTGGATTCGCAGCTCTGCTCCGACGGATCCGACGCGCTTTGAAGCATACAGGCAGTTCTGCGAGACGTTTACGTTCTTGCCTGCTAGCTTTGTGCCGAAGGCTGCTGGAGCATCCCAGATGCAGCATATCCAGCTGTTCTGCTTCTGCATTGCCGTTGTGCATCTGAGCATTGCTCATGCGTGGAATGTCGTTGTGCGCTTCAAGCGCAAGTCTTCGACGTTCATGGCGCAGGTGGGCTGGCTCATGGGCGCTTGGGTCATGTTCTTCCTCGCATGCAACATGGTGCTTGGAATCGACATGCCGAAGTTCGTCATCCCGATGTTCATCGTGGAAGTTGTGCTTCTCGTGCTCTTTACGGTGCCGCCTAGCCGCCTCAAGCAGGACTTCATCAGCATCCCGATGCTCGTGCTCGACATCGTGAACAGCTTCACCGATGTCATCAGCTATATCCGTCTCTTTGCAGTGGGTATGTCTGGTGCAGCAATCGCCGAAGCGTTCAATGGAATGCTCTCGCCGCTGTTTGGCTCTGCCGTGGGTGTTGCCGGTGCAGCTCTAGTTCTTTTGGGCGTTCATGGCCTGAACATTGCACTTGCCGTGATGGGCGTTGCTGTGCATGCCGTACGTCTTAACACACTCGAATTTTCAAATGGACTTGGTCTTGAATGGAGCGGATTTGCATTCAGCCCCTTCGCCAAGCAAAAAAATTAA
- a CDS encoding ATP synthase subunit K (produces ATP from ADP in the presence of a proton gradient across the membrane; the K subunit is a nonenzymatic component which binds the dimeric form by interacting with the G and E subunits) — translation MEPNTMVTLAKMGAAAALGIAAMGSALGCGTAGMSAITMWKKAYAQGKSALFTLLVFVGAPISQTIYGMLLMNFILSKAAEQGFTNWGGCLGAGIFGGLGMMASAWYQGKSAAVACDALGETGKGMVNYLMVLGIVETVALFVLVFSMMVL, via the coding sequence ATGGAACCGAATACAATGGTGACTCTCGCTAAAATGGGTGCTGCAGCTGCGCTTGGCATTGCGGCTATGGGCTCTGCCCTTGGTTGCGGAACGGCCGGTATGTCTGCTATCACGATGTGGAAGAAGGCTTACGCTCAGGGTAAGTCCGCTCTCTTCACGCTTCTCGTGTTCGTCGGTGCTCCGATTTCCCAGACGATTTACGGCATGTTGCTCATGAACTTCATCTTGAGCAAGGCTGCTGAACAGGGCTTTACGAATTGGGGCGGCTGCCTCGGTGCTGGTATCTTCGGTGGCCTCGGCATGATGGCTTCTGCTTGGTACCAGGGCAAGTCTGCTGCAGTGGCTTGCGATGCTCTCGGTGAAACCGGCAAGGGCATGGTGAACTACTTGATGGTTCTCGGTATCGTCGAAACCGTCGCTTTGTTCGTGCTCGTGTTCTCCATGATGGTGCTTTAA
- a CDS encoding ATP synthase subunit K (produces ATP from ADP in the presence of a proton gradient across the membrane; the K subunit is a nonenzymatic component which binds the dimeric form by interacting with the G and E subunits) encodes MDQSQLLTLAKLGAVAALGLAAVGSALGCGTAGMAAIGAWKKAYLKGKNALFTLLIFVGAPIAQTIYGMLLMMYILNKSQAAPGNWAAYLGVGIFGGIGMMASAWYVGKSAADACNALGETGKGLVNYLMVLGVGETVALFVMVFSMMLVS; translated from the coding sequence ATGGATCAATCACAACTTTTAACGCTCGCAAAGCTCGGTGCGGTGGCGGCTCTTGGCCTTGCCGCAGTGGGCTCTGCGCTGGGCTGCGGGACTGCCGGCATGGCGGCCATCGGTGCCTGGAAAAAGGCGTATCTCAAGGGTAAGAACGCGCTCTTTACGCTGCTCATCTTCGTGGGTGCGCCGATTGCGCAGACGATTTACGGCATGCTCCTGATGATGTACATCTTGAACAAGTCTCAAGCTGCTCCGGGCAACTGGGCTGCTTACCTTGGTGTAGGCATCTTCGGTGGCATTGGCATGATGGCTAGCGCTTGGTATGTGGGCAAGTCCGCTGCTGACGCTTGCAACGCTCTTGGCGAAACGGGCAAGGGCCTCGTGAACTACTTGATGGTGCTCGGTGTTGGCGAAACGGTCGCACTGTTCGTCATGGTGTTCTCGATGATGCTTGTTTCGTAG
- a CDS encoding aminoglycoside phosphotransferase family protein, with translation MQNDIIKISPSIHEFLLTHGYTENFTVTPIAGAGSGRRYFRIASDERKSVLQVSAEVNEDFKHFVEYSKTFREYGLPVPRVYCVDENACQVLQEDLGKRSLLDEAFPNGTKVLSGSARILYPEVIDALIQWQNASHQLFSHHTEIWLRRFDFAALKWESDYFTENYLKLHKGITEIPESVRNFYSLVAVSVEAQTNVLMHRDFQSQNIMIRPNSEVAFVDFQGARRGSMFYDIASLLWDPYVSLPLPMIKDFFEYWRSQYRGTRIYTKDDAWEGFVHASLQRLMQALGAYCFLSKVKKIEKFEQYIEPGKAQLRVLFGEFKQIAKATDPEVFKFMDWALQ, from the coding sequence ATGCAAAACGATATTATTAAAATTTCTCCGAGTATTCATGAGTTCCTCTTGACTCATGGTTATACTGAAAACTTTACTGTGACTCCCATTGCCGGTGCAGGCTCTGGAAGGCGTTATTTCCGTATCGCTAGCGATGAACGTAAAAGCGTCTTGCAGGTAAGTGCCGAAGTGAATGAAGATTTCAAGCACTTTGTCGAGTATTCCAAGACGTTCAGGGAATACGGCTTGCCGGTTCCGCGCGTTTATTGCGTTGACGAAAATGCCTGCCAGGTGTTGCAAGAAGACTTGGGCAAACGCAGCCTCTTGGACGAAGCATTCCCGAATGGCACGAAGGTTCTTTCGGGCAGTGCGCGTATTCTGTACCCGGAAGTGATTGATGCGCTTATCCAGTGGCAGAATGCAAGCCATCAGCTGTTCAGCCATCACACCGAAATTTGGCTCCGCCGCTTTGACTTTGCCGCCCTCAAGTGGGAATCCGATTACTTTACCGAGAATTACCTCAAGCTCCACAAGGGCATTACGGAGATTCCGGAATCGGTTCGCAATTTCTATTCGCTCGTGGCGGTCTCTGTCGAAGCTCAGACGAATGTCTTGATGCATCGCGATTTCCAGAGCCAGAACATCATGATCCGTCCGAATTCCGAAGTCGCATTTGTCGATTTCCAGGGCGCTCGTCGCGGTTCGATGTTCTATGATATCGCATCGCTCTTGTGGGACCCGTACGTGAGCTTGCCGCTTCCGATGATCAAGGACTTCTTTGAATATTGGCGCAGCCAGTACCGCGGTACAAGAATTTATACGAAGGACGATGCCTGGGAAGGCTTTGTACACGCTAGCTTGCAGCGCTTGATGCAGGCTCTCGGCGCTTACTGCTTCCTCTCCAAGGTGAAAAAGATTGAAAAGTTCGAACAGTACATTGAACCGGGCAAGGCTCAGCTCCGTGTGCTGTTTGGCGAATTCAAGCAGATTGCCAAGGCTACAGACCCTGAAGTGTTCAAGTTTATGGATTGGGCGCTGCAGTAA
- a CDS encoding PTS sugar transporter subunit IIA has product MALIYTRIYAQPVEFNRALGYAYDALVKGPYPFDAMSTWKGLSERVAQGIYMGQGLLLPHTRVSGLQEPLMAFVVAREGITGIKTRNDEKAQFMCVLLSPAESAMAHTVTIANVAKRLLDPEWKEKVLVATDEEELKKMF; this is encoded by the coding sequence ATGGCTCTCATCTATACGCGTATTTACGCGCAGCCTGTGGAGTTCAATCGTGCTTTGGGTTACGCTTATGACGCGCTTGTGAAAGGTCCTTATCCGTTCGACGCAATGTCAACATGGAAAGGGCTTTCGGAGCGTGTCGCTCAGGGCATTTATATGGGGCAGGGGCTATTGCTCCCGCATACGCGCGTTTCTGGCTTGCAGGAGCCGTTGATGGCTTTTGTCGTCGCTCGTGAAGGCATTACGGGGATTAAAACTCGTAATGACGAGAAGGCGCAATTTATGTGCGTGCTTCTCTCTCCGGCGGAATCGGCAATGGCGCATACGGTTACGATTGCGAATGTGGCAAAGCGCTTGCTTGACCCCGAATGGAAAGAAAAAGTTCTCGTCGCCACCGACGAGGAAGAACTCAAAAAAATGTTTTAA
- a CDS encoding MauE/DoxX family redox-associated membrane protein, producing the protein MIACFEKQNLKKTIIAGVLLLVATFFVTVGVAEISFPETIFTFTDQEWLLDIWPKAYRYNIHVGVGAIVLACALIFPAIKIQKDFAIRALETLCRIGIGGMFIFASIFKIQDPHQFATLVAQYQFFSALHLDFVNNFFALVYPQFEFWFGLAMIVSPFVRESAFAIFWMFVSFIIALAWALWNDLGITCGCFELEGAQDKAEAWTSLIRDLILIWPTLWLAFRKNKSIIGIWKKDKEVK; encoded by the coding sequence ATGATTGCATGTTTTGAAAAACAAAATCTCAAGAAGACCATTATCGCAGGCGTTCTCCTTCTCGTCGCAACATTCTTCGTGACCGTCGGCGTTGCCGAAATCAGCTTTCCCGAAACGATTTTCACATTCACTGACCAGGAATGGCTCCTCGACATTTGGCCGAAGGCATACCGCTACAACATCCACGTTGGCGTTGGCGCAATCGTTCTCGCTTGTGCGCTCATCTTCCCGGCCATCAAGATCCAAAAGGATTTTGCCATCCGCGCTCTTGAAACGCTTTGCCGCATCGGCATTGGAGGCATGTTCATTTTCGCCTCGATTTTCAAGATCCAGGACCCGCATCAGTTTGCAACGCTCGTTGCGCAGTACCAGTTTTTCTCGGCATTGCACCTCGACTTCGTGAACAATTTCTTTGCGCTCGTGTACCCGCAATTTGAATTCTGGTTCGGGCTTGCCATGATTGTCTCGCCGTTCGTCCGCGAATCTGCATTTGCGATTTTCTGGATGTTCGTAAGCTTCATCATCGCACTCGCCTGGGCGCTGTGGAATGACCTCGGCATCACTTGCGGTTGCTTTGAACTCGAAGGCGCTCAGGATAAGGCCGAAGCCTGGACTAGCCTCATCCGCGACCTCATCCTCATTTGGCCGACCCTCTGGCTCGCCTTCCGCAAGAACAAGAGCATCATCGGCATCTGGAAAAAAGACAAGGAAGTGAAGTAA
- the metG gene encoding methionine--tRNA ligase, whose amino-acid sequence MKNFYVTTPIYYVNDAPHIGHSYTTVLADILTRFHKIIGYQTFFLTGTDEHGQKVQRAAAKRNVTPQEHVDEYYHRFEDLWKKMNIQNDFFIRTTMPEHKAYVQECLQKLWDKGEIYSKEYEGWYSVGEERFFSEDELDENKCDPISHRPVEWLKEKNYFFKMSAYQQKLIDYLESHKDWIVPDYRWNEIRGFLRQPLNDLCISRPKIRLSWGIPLPFDPDYVTYVWFDALLNYVSASTAFHKTYADGTPIWPASYHLIGKDILTTHSVYWPTMLMALDIPLPQHILAHGWWLVNGGEKMSKSAGNVVNPMDYMEKYGIDAFRYFLAREMVVGQDANFTHEGFVRRINSDLANDLGNVLNRVHRLVLTNFGGVLPAPNALDDAANEVITIANRVRTNVMEWVPQVKLSQVVEEIMTLVRSINRYLEIKAPWKLAKDESKKDELATVLYISAEAVRLSLSMLWPVIPGKSEEGLAMIGSKFTDQNDLVWGILKGGEKFGEGKPLFPRIEEEVKKAEPQQAKPKQNKPLMAADVPAAMDLRVAQIKEVADHPDASSLYVLKVDAGEGELRTICSGLKSSYQANELQDRKILLFANLKPSALRGIMSQGMLFAGDLEPETHKCRLVSVPENAKPGDRALFKGVTPSEPRELKVKDFEKIALTAKGGAVFCDALALEVNGKPVTCDVADGAGIH is encoded by the coding sequence ATGAAAAATTTTTACGTCACTACTCCGATTTATTACGTCAATGATGCCCCGCATATCGGGCATTCCTACACGACCGTTCTCGCAGATATCCTTACCCGCTTCCACAAGATCATCGGCTACCAGACATTCTTCTTGACCGGTACCGACGAACACGGCCAGAAGGTGCAGCGCGCCGCCGCCAAGCGTAACGTGACTCCGCAGGAACACGTGGACGAATACTACCACCGCTTCGAAGACCTCTGGAAGAAGATGAACATCCAGAACGACTTCTTCATCCGCACGACGATGCCGGAACACAAGGCTTACGTGCAGGAATGCTTGCAAAAGCTCTGGGACAAGGGTGAAATTTACTCGAAGGAATACGAAGGTTGGTACTCCGTTGGCGAAGAACGCTTCTTCAGCGAAGACGAACTCGACGAAAACAAGTGCGACCCGATCAGCCACCGCCCGGTGGAATGGCTCAAGGAAAAGAACTACTTCTTCAAGATGAGCGCCTACCAGCAGAAGCTGATTGACTACCTCGAATCGCACAAGGACTGGATTGTGCCGGACTACCGCTGGAACGAAATCCGCGGATTTCTCCGCCAGCCGCTGAACGACCTCTGCATCAGCCGTCCGAAGATCCGCCTCAGCTGGGGCATTCCGCTGCCGTTCGACCCGGACTACGTGACTTACGTCTGGTTTGACGCCCTCCTCAACTACGTGAGCGCCTCCACCGCCTTCCACAAGACTTATGCTGACGGCACGCCGATTTGGCCTGCCTCTTACCACCTCATCGGTAAGGACATTTTGACGACCCATAGCGTCTATTGGCCGACCATGCTCATGGCTCTCGACATTCCGCTCCCGCAGCACATCCTCGCCCACGGCTGGTGGCTCGTAAATGGTGGCGAAAAGATGAGTAAGTCCGCAGGTAACGTTGTGAACCCGATGGACTACATGGAAAAGTACGGCATCGACGCTTTCCGCTACTTCCTCGCTCGTGAAATGGTTGTCGGTCAGGACGCGAACTTCACGCACGAAGGCTTTGTCCGCCGCATCAACAGCGACCTCGCTAACGACCTCGGTAACGTCTTGAACCGCGTCCACCGCTTGGTACTCACGAACTTCGGCGGCGTTCTCCCGGCTCCGAACGCTCTCGACGATGCCGCCAACGAAGTGATTACGATTGCAAACCGCGTCCGCACAAACGTGATGGAATGGGTTCCGCAGGTCAAGCTCTCCCAAGTCGTCGAAGAAATCATGACGCTCGTCCGCAGCATCAACCGCTACCTCGAAATCAAGGCTCCGTGGAAGCTCGCCAAGGACGAATCCAAGAAGGACGAACTCGCAACAGTGCTTTACATTTCTGCCGAAGCCGTGCGTCTCTCGCTCAGCATGCTCTGGCCGGTCATCCCGGGCAAGAGCGAAGAAGGTCTCGCCATGATCGGTAGCAAGTTCACCGACCAGAACGACCTCGTGTGGGGCATCCTCAAGGGTGGCGAAAAGTTCGGCGAAGGCAAGCCGCTCTTCCCGCGTATCGAAGAAGAAGTCAAGAAAGCAGAACCGCAGCAGGCCAAGCCGAAGCAGAACAAGCCGCTTATGGCAGCTGACGTTCCGGCCGCTATGGACCTCCGTGTTGCACAAATTAAGGAAGTTGCTGACCACCCGGATGCAAGTAGCTTGTACGTACTCAAGGTTGATGCAGGCGAAGGCGAACTTCGTACGATTTGCAGCGGCCTCAAGAGCAGCTACCAGGCAAACGAACTCCAGGACCGCAAGATTCTCTTGTTCGCAAACTTGAAACCGAGCGCCCTCCGTGGCATCATGAGCCAGGGTATGCTCTTTGCAGGCGACCTCGAACCGGAAACGCACAAGTGCAGACTCGTAAGCGTCCCGGAAAATGCAAAGCCGGGTGACCGCGCTTTGTTCAAGGGTGTGACCCCGAGCGAACCGCGCGAGCTCAAGGTCAAGGACTTCGAAAAGATTGCCCTTACCGCAAAGGGTGGCGCCGTGTTCTGTGACGCGCTCGCTCTCGAAGTGAACGGCAAGCCGGTGACCTGCGACGTCGCTGACGGCGCTGGAATTCACTAG
- a CDS encoding BspA family leucine-rich repeat surface protein, whose translation MLSSPHTSIIARDRDHLEQLIKEAIEKDGPNCDLNFIDVSNITDMSGLFSRFSFFNNEFHKFNGDISKWDVSNVKRMDGMFFESVFNGDISKWNVSNVQDMHSMFIESLFNGDISNWNVSNVKDMHSMFAESQFNGDISKWNVSNVEYMYSMFCNSPFNGDISKWNVSKVKNMNSMFAGSKFNGDISNWDVSHEKDMNGMFECSEFKGDISKWETERLLDLHGMFQDSQFEKTGKAKNWLNKIYPLMLENATDFDGNVIALNREHLLNLIDAAMWLHGPNCDLNFINTSNVTMMHELFRDSPFNGDISKWDVSNVKDMSEMFSGSHFTGNICNWNVSKVECMYEMFYDSALEKNGKIPKWYKETLDF comes from the coding sequence ATGCTCTCATCCCCCCACACCTCAATCATCGCCCGCGACCGCGATCACCTAGAACAACTAATCAAAGAAGCCATCGAAAAAGATGGTCCCAATTGCGATTTGAACTTTATTGACGTATCCAACATAACGGATATGTCAGGATTGTTCAGTAGATTTAGCTTTTTCAACAATGAGTTTCATAAATTCAACGGCGACATCAGCAAATGGGATGTATCCAATGTCAAACGCATGGACGGCATGTTCTTTGAATCCGTATTCAATGGCGATATAAGCAAGTGGAATGTATCAAATGTCCAAGATATGCATTCCATGTTTATCGAATCCCTGTTCAACGGAGACATTAGTAACTGGAACGTTTCCAATGTCAAAGACATGCATTCCATGTTCGCTGAATCGCAATTCAATGGCGATATAAGCAAGTGGAATGTGTCCAATGTCGAATACATGTATTCCATGTTCTGCAATAGCCCTTTCAATGGCGATATCAGCAAATGGAACGTATCCAAAGTCAAAAACATGAACAGCATGTTCGCTGGATCCAAGTTCAATGGCGACATCAGTAACTGGGACGTTTCCCATGAGAAAGATATGAACGGCATGTTCGAATGTTCAGAATTCAAAGGAGACATCAGCAAGTGGGAAACAGAACGTTTGCTAGACCTTCACGGAATGTTCCAAGATTCCCAATTCGAAAAAACGGGGAAAGCAAAAAATTGGCTCAACAAAATTTATCCGCTCATGCTCGAAAACGCAACCGATTTCGATGGAAACGTTATCGCATTGAATCGCGAACACTTGCTAAATCTCATTGATGCAGCAATGTGGTTACACGGTCCAAATTGCGACTTAAACTTTATCAATACGTCCAATGTCACGATGATGCACGAATTGTTCAGAGATTCTCCATTTAACGGAGATATTAGCAAATGGGATGTATCCAATGTCAAGGATATGTCTGAAATGTTTTCTGGATCTCATTTCACTGGAAATATCTGTAATTGGAACGTTTCAAAAGTGGAATGCATGTACGAAATGTTCTATGATTCCGCACTAGAAAAAAACGGCAAAATTCCCAAGTGGTATAAAGAGACCCTCGACTTTTGA